The following coding sequences are from one Paenibacillus sp. JDR-2 window:
- a CDS encoding ROK family transcriptional regulator: protein MKVTTTGDLTLIKKINTSIVLEAVLKQAPLSRAQISELTGLNKATVSNLVQDLIDSDLVVEIGPGESSGGRKPVMLLFNGKAGYAVGIDLGVNYIRGVLADLEGNVIAERKRSLKKHQLEFTLKELVQCIEELIGKAPASPYGIVGIGIGVPGIVDDQGSILFAPNLEWRHVELQQMLEEQFQLPVTIDNEANAGAQGEQKYGIGRGIAHQIYVSVGIGIGTGIILNKELYKGATGFSGELGHLSIEYNGKPCRCGNEGCWELYASENALLEQAAPLGFDSLEDLLDAAEAGNEEVRALFYKIGEYMGAGISNIVNVFNPDVVIIGNRMSRAKTWLEEAVQSSVTRRTLPYHRERLRILFAELQDQSAVRGAAYYAISKFFTKIKTG from the coding sequence TTGAAAGTAACTACGACAGGCGATTTGACCCTTATTAAAAAAATAAATACATCCATCGTGCTGGAAGCCGTGCTGAAACAAGCCCCCCTCTCGCGGGCGCAAATTTCCGAGCTTACGGGGCTGAACAAAGCAACTGTCTCCAATTTGGTTCAAGATTTGATCGACAGTGATCTTGTGGTAGAGATTGGTCCCGGGGAATCAAGCGGCGGACGTAAGCCGGTTATGCTCTTATTTAATGGGAAGGCCGGATATGCCGTTGGAATCGATCTTGGCGTTAACTATATTCGCGGGGTGCTTGCCGACCTTGAAGGCAATGTAATTGCCGAGCGTAAGCGAAGCCTCAAGAAGCATCAGCTTGAGTTTACCCTGAAGGAACTGGTTCAATGTATAGAAGAACTAATTGGCAAAGCGCCTGCTAGTCCGTATGGAATCGTGGGAATCGGCATTGGCGTGCCGGGAATCGTGGATGATCAGGGCTCTATCCTGTTTGCCCCGAACCTGGAATGGCGGCATGTCGAGCTTCAGCAAATGCTGGAGGAACAATTCCAGCTGCCGGTTACAATAGATAATGAAGCAAACGCTGGCGCGCAAGGCGAGCAGAAATACGGAATTGGCCGCGGCATCGCCCATCAGATCTATGTCAGCGTCGGGATTGGTATCGGTACGGGCATCATTCTTAATAAAGAATTATATAAAGGAGCTACCGGATTCTCCGGCGAGCTTGGGCATCTGTCCATTGAATATAACGGCAAGCCTTGCCGATGCGGCAATGAAGGCTGCTGGGAGCTTTATGCTTCCGAAAATGCGCTGCTTGAACAAGCTGCTCCGCTTGGCTTCGATAGTTTAGAGGATCTGCTTGACGCAGCTGAAGCTGGCAACGAAGAGGTTCGAGCGTTATTCTATAAGATTGGCGAGTACATGGGGGCGGGTATTTCGAACATCGTCAATGTGTTCAACCCCGACGTTGTGATCATCGGCAATCGCATGAGCCGGGCAAAAACATGGCTTGAGGAAGCGGTGCAATCCTCCGTTACCCGCCGGACATTGCCTTACCATCGCGAGCGGCTTCGGATT
- a CDS encoding phage tail terminator family protein yields MQISINDVRHAVIQTLINEFPLIPVSGDDIKQVLEPPCFYVKLLESTHRLEPGNRYHRDFPFLIQYSGTDGNEDLYDVAEQLTSSLQVFAVDGGSFNGANMRHQIVEGELHFNVDYSCTVSKEATNIPRMMTLQQTGGIKA; encoded by the coding sequence GTGCAGATATCGATTAACGATGTAAGACATGCCGTGATTCAAACCTTGATCAACGAATTTCCGCTAATACCGGTCTCGGGCGATGACATTAAGCAGGTGCTTGAGCCGCCGTGCTTTTACGTAAAATTGTTGGAGTCAACCCATCGGCTTGAACCCGGCAATCGTTATCATCGGGATTTTCCGTTTCTCATTCAGTATTCCGGTACGGACGGAAACGAGGATTTGTACGATGTGGCGGAGCAGTTAACGTCGAGTTTGCAGGTATTTGCGGTAGATGGCGGTTCATTCAATGGTGCGAACATGAGGCACCAAATTGTAGAAGGGGAACTTCATTTTAATGTCGATTACAGTTGTACGGTTAGTAAGGAAGCAACAAATATTCCACGGATGATGACATTGCAGCAAACAGGAGGCATAAAGGCATGA
- a CDS encoding helix-turn-helix transcriptional regulator, translated as MSISANLKKLRDKYDLTQQDLADIAGVTNKAVSAWETGLKEPRMGAIEKIANRFGLKKSNLIEENGMDLKFLPKQEETNGEDWTEEELNEINAFKRFILSKRQHK; from the coding sequence TTGAGTATCAGCGCAAATTTAAAAAAGCTACGTGATAAATACGACCTAACGCAGCAGGATCTCGCTGATATTGCAGGTGTTACGAATAAAGCTGTTTCCGCTTGGGAAACAGGCCTGAAAGAGCCTCGCATGGGCGCAATCGAGAAGATCGCGAACAGATTTGGACTCAAGAAAAGTAATCTCATTGAAGAAAATGGAATGGATCTTAAGTTTCTTCCTAAACAAGAAGAAACAAACGGCGAGGATTGGACCGAGGAAGAATTAAATGAAATCAATGCTTTTAAACGCTTTATCCTGTCGAAGCGTCAACATAAATAA
- a CDS encoding phage tail tube protein: MPFMLESDAISGKQATATATINGRVEELFYAKSIEATIEKNKVDVPVLGRTNTPQRSAGWKGSGTLTVYYVTSVFRQLMWSYIQTGQDFWFDLHITNEQPGSASGKQSVVLKGCNLDSIIATKFDATSDDMLDEEMPFTFNGYDLLDQFNTITGA; the protein is encoded by the coding sequence ATGCCTTTTATGTTGGAATCTGATGCCATTAGCGGCAAACAAGCGACGGCGACTGCAACAATTAACGGCCGTGTGGAAGAGTTATTTTATGCAAAATCTATTGAAGCAACGATTGAAAAAAATAAAGTGGATGTGCCGGTGCTGGGCCGAACCAATACGCCGCAACGTTCCGCAGGCTGGAAAGGCAGCGGTACTCTGACGGTTTATTATGTCACTTCCGTATTCAGACAGCTGATGTGGTCGTACATTCAGACTGGCCAGGATTTCTGGTTTGATCTTCATATTACCAATGAGCAGCCGGGATCCGCTTCCGGCAAACAATCGGTTGTGCTTAAAGGCTGTAACCTGGACAGCATCATAGCGACGAAGTTTGATGCAACTAGCGACGATATGCTTGACGAGGAAATGCCGTTCACCTTTAACGGCTATGATTTGCTTGATCAATTCAATACCATTACGGGCGCCTAA
- a CDS encoding phage tail assembly chaperone, producing MNLQEFLNNHPVDNLTEEIIVSPRFKDADGLPLKFTIKAMTSQEFEEIRKSATEIRKGRKVEFDAQKFNLRAVINHTIVPDFKDAASIQKLGCRTADEYVQKVLLAGEMSTIVSKIQELSGFDVGMNELIDEAKN from the coding sequence ATGAATCTGCAAGAATTTCTTAATAACCACCCTGTTGACAATCTGACGGAGGAAATTATCGTTTCTCCGCGCTTCAAGGATGCCGATGGACTGCCGCTTAAATTTACGATTAAGGCGATGACGAGCCAAGAGTTCGAGGAAATCCGCAAAAGCGCGACCGAGATCCGCAAAGGCCGCAAGGTAGAGTTCGACGCGCAGAAATTCAATTTGCGTGCGGTTATTAACCATACGATTGTGCCGGATTTCAAGGATGCTGCTAGCATTCAAAAGCTTGGCTGCCGCACGGCGGACGAATACGTGCAAAAAGTGCTGCTGGCCGGTGAAATGTCTACTATCGTGAGCAAAATTCAGGAGCTTAGCGGCTTTGACGTCGGAATGAACGAATTGATTGACGAAGCAAAAAACTAA
- a CDS encoding ECF-type sigma factor gives MNEKTAEEKQVIHQLNRYKQIQARIQVLDHYPIGAGLTMRRLHQDDKLQALHQSLRGMPSYKYLSKHEQKLERAANAYLSKQRTGLKSQLAEIPKEAENEEDEMLLAELRGKIKKVIAARGYDVTRNDFDAVLDRITELQYLQEELGQIDTILMALECYKPNLSKLLRLRYVEGESVEETICLLGIVERTYKRWRKQAIEQYIILSA, from the coding sequence ATGAATGAAAAAACGGCGGAAGAAAAACAAGTTATTCATCAATTAAATAGATATAAGCAAATTCAGGCTAGAATCCAGGTTCTTGATCATTATCCGATCGGAGCGGGTTTGACGATGAGACGGCTTCATCAGGACGATAAGCTGCAGGCTTTGCATCAGAGTTTGAGGGGAATGCCAAGTTATAAGTACTTATCGAAACACGAACAGAAATTGGAAAGAGCGGCAAACGCCTATTTGTCCAAACAACGGACTGGTCTCAAAAGCCAGCTTGCCGAGATTCCAAAGGAAGCGGAAAACGAAGAGGACGAGATGCTTCTGGCTGAGCTGCGCGGGAAAATCAAGAAAGTTATCGCCGCACGGGGATACGATGTTACGAGAAATGATTTTGACGCGGTTCTTGATCGCATAACCGAGCTGCAGTATTTGCAGGAGGAGCTTGGTCAGATTGACACCATCCTGATGGCGCTCGAGTGCTATAAACCGAATTTATCCAAACTTCTTCGCTTGAGGTATGTGGAGGGAGAGTCGGTTGAAGAAACGATCTGCCTTCTGGGTATTGTGGAACGGACGTATAAACGATGGAGAAAGCAGGCCATTGAGCAGTATATTATTCTTTCCGCTTAA
- a CDS encoding phage tail sheath family protein, with translation MAGGTFTMQNKVRPGVYVNVGGKGQALGTLGIRGIAAMALPLSWGAPQKMITLEAGDDSLIRLGYDLNAGFILPVREALKRAKTLLIYRLNTGEKATITIGQLTATAKYGGIRGNDLTVVIQNNIDDSAKYDVKTFVDQVQADQQTVTTISELKANDWIDWTGTGGLTSSAGAPLAGGTDAATTNADHSGFLAALELFDFNTVAYVGTDNTLKNVYASFVKRLRDDEGKKVQAVVENDPAADYEGVISVKNGVVLGDGTILTAAQATAWVAGATAAADVNKSLTYSVYDDAVDVSPRYTNSQINAALRNGEFVFTASNGRAVVEQDINSLTSYTAEKTKAFGKNRVIRVLDGINNDFVRIFSDYYLGKVSNNAAGRNLLKSECISNISTLQGIGAVQSFDAQNDISVYAGQETDAVNIDLNVQPVDSVEKIYITVTVN, from the coding sequence ATGGCAGGTGGAACATTTACGATGCAAAATAAGGTCCGGCCAGGTGTTTATGTGAACGTTGGGGGCAAAGGACAAGCGCTTGGAACTTTGGGGATCCGAGGAATTGCGGCGATGGCGCTTCCGCTCTCGTGGGGAGCACCGCAAAAGATGATCACTTTGGAGGCAGGGGACGATTCGCTGATTCGGCTCGGCTATGATTTGAACGCTGGCTTCATTTTGCCTGTTCGGGAGGCATTAAAACGCGCAAAGACGCTGCTCATTTATCGGTTGAATACGGGTGAAAAAGCAACCATTACAATCGGTCAGCTGACAGCAACGGCGAAATACGGCGGTATCCGGGGTAATGACCTCACGGTTGTTATCCAGAATAATATCGATGACTCCGCGAAATATGATGTAAAAACGTTTGTTGACCAAGTCCAAGCCGACCAGCAAACGGTAACGACGATTTCCGAATTGAAGGCAAATGATTGGATCGACTGGACGGGAACCGGTGGTTTGACGTCAAGCGCTGGCGCGCCGCTTGCGGGCGGGACGGACGCAGCAACTACTAACGCAGATCATTCGGGTTTCTTAGCGGCTCTGGAGTTGTTCGATTTCAACACGGTTGCTTATGTTGGAACGGACAATACGCTTAAAAATGTGTATGCCTCCTTTGTTAAGAGACTTCGCGATGACGAGGGCAAGAAGGTACAGGCGGTTGTCGAGAATGATCCGGCAGCTGATTACGAAGGCGTGATTAGCGTCAAGAACGGAGTAGTACTCGGCGATGGCACGATTCTCACGGCGGCGCAGGCGACCGCATGGGTAGCCGGGGCAACAGCGGCAGCTGACGTGAACAAATCGCTAACGTATAGCGTTTATGACGATGCGGTAGATGTCTCGCCGCGTTATACCAATAGCCAGATCAATGCGGCGCTGCGAAACGGCGAGTTTGTGTTTACGGCGAGCAATGGCAGAGCGGTAGTCGAGCAGGACATTAACAGCTTAACAAGCTATACGGCGGAAAAAACGAAAGCCTTCGGCAAAAACCGCGTAATCCGGGTTTTGGATGGGATTAATAATGATTTTGTCCGTATTTTCTCTGACTACTATCTTGGTAAAGTTTCGAACAACGCCGCAGGGCGCAACTTGCTCAAGTCGGAATGCATCAGCAACATCAGCACGCTTCAAGGAATCGGGGCGGTACAAAGTTTTGATGCTCAAAATGATATCTCTGTATACGCCGGGCAAGAGACCGATGCGGTCAACATTGATTTGAATGTTCAACCCGTGGACAGTGTCGAAAAAATTTACATTACGGTAACCGTAAACTAA